One Chiloscyllium punctatum isolate Juve2018m chromosome 33, sChiPun1.3, whole genome shotgun sequence DNA segment encodes these proteins:
- the nmba gene encoding neuromedin Ba, whose product MATPSVHSMGHLSLLLYLVVFSWLSVTASVSLDLTELRNKVSKIKVNPRGNLWATGHFMGKKSLFDHPEGYNASPARLSLEPSDAARDLQNLFILKMLDSGLPQEQGGSQLTPNTVTEGTGLLMKIIERYMKNSEK is encoded by the exons atggcTACACCCTCTGTCCACAGTATGGGGCACCTTAGTTTGCTGCTTTACCTGGTCGTGTTCTCTTGGTTGTCTGTCACCGCCTCAGTCAGCCTGGACCTCACCGAACTCAGGAACAAAGTTTCCAAAATCAAAGTCAACCCGAGGGGGAATCTGTGGGCGACAG GACACTTTATGGGCAAGAAAAGCCTCTTTGACCATCCAGAGGGATACAATGCCTCCCCGGCGAGACTCTCCCTGGAGCCCTCCGATGCTGCCAGGGATTTGCAGAACCTGTTCATCCTGAAGATGCTGGACAGTGGCCTGCCCCAGGAACAAGGAGGAAGCCAGCtcacccccaacactgtcactgag GGTACGGGATTATTAATGAAGATTATTGAGAGATACATGAAAAATAGTGAGAAGTGA